A segment of the Methanobacterium petrolearium genome:
AATAAGGTTAAAAACCCAGAAAAACAACCAAAAAATAAAAAAAATAAAAAAATACCAAACCAAAAATAAAAAAACAAAGTAAAAAGAAAATCTCAATAATTTACAACAACCATAACATGTTCAACTAAAACTTATTGATTAAAGAATCTACATCTTCTTTGAATCTGAATAAAAGTTATTTAAGGTTTTGATAATTTTGAGTAGAATATCTATATTAGACCATGACCGCTGCCAGCCCAAAAAATGTAACTATGTATGCATTGAATACTGTCCTGGTGTGCGCATGGAAGAAGACACCATCACCATCGACCCCAAAACTAATAAACCAATTATATCCGAAGAGTTATGTTCGGGATGTGGTATATGCACCAATCGCTGCCCATTCAATGCAGTGAGTATTATTAACCTACCCGAAGCATTAGAAGACCCTATCCACCGTTACGGGCAGAACCAATTCGAATTATTCGGTTTACCCACGATAAGAGAGGGTTCAGTGGTGGGACTTCTGGGACCTAACGGTATTGGAAAATCAACTATCATACGCATATTATCCGGAGAACTGCACCCTAACCTTGGAAATTTTAATGAAGAAGTACCCTGGGACGACATAATCAACTTTTTCAAGGGTAACCAGCTGCAAAACTACTTCCAAAACCTTAGAGATGGCAATCTGAAGGTGGTACACAAGCCCCAGATGGTGGATCTTCTGCCTAAATTTGTAAAGGGAAATGTGGATGATCTTCTAAACAGCGTGGATCAGAGAAAACGTCTGGACTTTGTAACCGAATCCCTGCAACTGGAACCAATAATAGGGCGGGAAATAGCTAACCTTAGTGGTGGTGAGCTTCAGAGAGTTGCTATTGCCGCTGCCGTCCTTCGGGAGGCGGATTTTTATTATTTCGACGAGCCCACCAGCTGGCTTGATGTCCGTCAAAGATTATACGCCATTAAGGTTATCCGGGAACTGGCCAGTGAGGGAAAATCCATCCTAGTAATAGAGCATGACCTGGCAGCACTGGATGCTATTTCTGATTATGTGCACATCCTTTACGGTCAACCCGGAGGGTATGGTGTTGTCTCCCAGATGCGTGGTGTTCGAGTGGGAATAAACACCTACATCAATGGTTATCTCAGGGAAGAGAATGTCCGTTTCCGGAAACAACCCATTGAATTCCATGTGCGGCCTCCCGCTGCTAATGTTGATAGTGAATCCATATCTGCATACAGTACCCTTGAAAAATCCTATGACGGCTTCCATCTACAAGTGGATGAAGGAGAAGTGCAACACGATGAAATATTAACCGTTTTCGGACCCAATGGTATTGGTAAAACCACATTTGCCAAGATGCTGGCTGGAGTGGAAAAACCTGATGATGGGAAGATAAAAAAGAAGGTTACCATCTCCTATAAACCTCAGTATCTGATTTCCGATTACACTGGAACAGTACAGGAGTTTTTATACACCACAGCCCCCAATTATGGTACTAATCTCTTCAAAACCGAGATCATGAAACCATTCCTCCTGGAAGAACTGTTAGAGAAGAAGATGAATGAGTTAAGTGGTGGTGAACTCCAGCGATTAAGTGTGGCTATTTCCCTTTCCCAGGAAGCAGATATCTACCTTTTCGACGAGCCCACTGCTTATCTTGATGTTGAGCAGCGCCTGAGGGCAGCCAGGGCAATACGTCGAGTGGTTGAAAGCCGTAACGCCGCTTCAATCATTGTTGACCACGATATCGTGTTCATTGATTATATTTCCAGTAGGGCCATGGTTTTCACTGGACAGTCTGGTGTGGAAGGCCATGCCACCAGCCCCATGGATCTGCGTTCTGCTATGAACACATTTCTGTCTGAAGTTGGTGTTACCTTCCGCCGTGATAAAGAAACACGAAGACCCCGGGTCAACAAGGAGAACAGTTACCTGGACCGGGAGCAAAAAGAGAAGGGAGAATATTACTACCTGAAAAGTTGAATTACCTCCCCTTTTTTACAATTTTTTTAAAATCTACCTTAAAAAAACCCATTTAACCTAAAATTCTTTAAATTTAATGTATTAAACTCTTTAATCTACTTTTTTACCTGTCCTGGCATCAATATAGATATTATTTATGAACTTATGGTCCCTGGTATAAACCGGAACCTGCCAGACATTTATCCTTTTATAGGTGGTCTTCACTGGTTTTCCCAAGATAATACCAGGCCCAACATATTTTTTTGCCAGCTCTCTGGCCTTCTCTGGTGATATATCATGAGGTGGGGGAGGGTTATTTTCTCTGGGCTGGTTGGAAACTGTAGTGTTATTTACAGTGGTATTATTAGCTGTGCTAACATTTACAGTGCTATTGGTGATGTTAGTTGTGTTATGGGTAGGAAATAGGTCTACGGTAAACAAAAAAGCTGCTATGGCAATAATAACAACGGCAATGACAACCATGGCCACAGTAATCATCTTCAACACTTCACTCCCCTAATTTATAATTTCATTCGAATAAATTATAGCTCATACTATTTTATGATTTTAACCATTTGTAAATATTAAAAATCAGACAACAACTATTATAATTGATTTTTTTATATATAGAAAAATAATGATCAACACCATCACCACATACACAACCACAACAACTTATAGCACTTCTCCTACCCTCACCCTAATTGTCCTAGTTTTTACAGTAGCTTTCCTGGTTGTGGTGGGTTTTATATATCACCTAATCCGGAATAAAGAGTATAAAAACACACTACCGGCTAGTATTATAATTGGATTTGTTATCAGTTTGTTATTCATTTTAGGGAGTGATATGGCCTTTGATTCTGTATCCTATAATCTGAAAGTGATTCAAAACACATTATTTTTTATCATCTCAGTTATGATAGGTGGTTTCGTTGCTGTAAGCCTGAAAAAATTAGTTTATGGAGATAAAGTGAAAGAATCTCAGGAATCATCTCCAGAAAAAAGCTCAAAAGATTCGGAAAAATGGTGGAATAAGCAAAGTCTAAGAACTCAGTCTGTAATTATTTTAATTTCCTGTTTATTATGTCTTATCCTGCTTATTGGTGCGGTTTATCTTTTTAACCCGGTTAAGAATTCTGTTGAAAGTAAGGTTAACCTTGGTCTTAGTAGTTCTTCCGTAAATGAAGTTATAAGCATGAATTACACTGATGATGCCGAAGGTTTCATCATCATCATTCCCAACAACACCACCAAGTTCAGCTTAACTGGTTATTCAGAGGCCAATTCAACAGTTAAAATAACTTCAAGGGATCTTAACTTATATAACCAGACCATGCCCCTAGATTTAAACGATCCATTATTTGAAGGTGGGATATATCCATTTAATTATAAATAAACATACCTGAAAATCTTAACGTTGTTAAAATTACATTGAAGGCAACAAAACCTGGAAAAAACAGTACTTCCATGAATGTGACCCTTAAAAAAAATAATTAGTAACTGAATTGATTTTAAAAAAAATTAGTCAACTAAAATAAAAAAAATAGAATTATTTAGAAGCCTTCAAGGCTTCCATTCCTTCCAGGAAACATTCAACAAAGTATTCCACCTGGTTGGTGGGTATGGAGAAGCTCACTCTGAGGTAGCGGTGACCGAATTCTTTGCTGGTGTAAGATCCTTCTCTGGTGAATATTTTACGCTCTATGAGATAGTCTGCCATTTCTCGGGGTGTGACACCGGTGTCGATCATGTCAATGGCCATCATATTACCGTCTGAGGGGTAAACTGGTATGAAGGCTCCTTCCACCTGGTCCACGACCTGTTTAATGATGTCCTGGTTCTGGCGGGTGATTCTTTTGACTCTGCCCAGCCATTGTGGTTTGGATTCTATGGCTGCCATGGCACCGTTCTGAGCTACCAGGTTGGTTCCCAGGTCGTTGATGACAATGGAGCGTATGGAGTTGATTATTTCCGGTACTCCTACCACTGCACCGATTCTCATGCCAGCCATTCCATATATCTTGGAAAAACTGTACACAGTGGCGGTGTGTTCTGGACAGATCTCTGCCATGAGCTGATGCTCACGTGCAAAATCACG
Coding sequences within it:
- a CDS encoding ribosome biogenesis/translation initiation ATPase RLI; the encoded protein is MSRISILDHDRCQPKKCNYVCIEYCPGVRMEEDTITIDPKTNKPIISEELCSGCGICTNRCPFNAVSIINLPEALEDPIHRYGQNQFELFGLPTIREGSVVGLLGPNGIGKSTIIRILSGELHPNLGNFNEEVPWDDIINFFKGNQLQNYFQNLRDGNLKVVHKPQMVDLLPKFVKGNVDDLLNSVDQRKRLDFVTESLQLEPIIGREIANLSGGELQRVAIAAAVLREADFYYFDEPTSWLDVRQRLYAIKVIRELASEGKSILVIEHDLAALDAISDYVHILYGQPGGYGVVSQMRGVRVGINTYINGYLREENVRFRKQPIEFHVRPPAANVDSESISAYSTLEKSYDGFHLQVDEGEVQHDEILTVFGPNGIGKTTFAKMLAGVEKPDDGKIKKKVTISYKPQYLISDYTGTVQEFLYTTAPNYGTNLFKTEIMKPFLLEELLEKKMNELSGGELQRLSVAISLSQEADIYLFDEPTAYLDVEQRLRAARAIRRVVESRNAASIIVDHDIVFIDYISSRAMVFTGQSGVEGHATSPMDLRSAMNTFLSEVGVTFRRDKETRRPRVNKENSYLDREQKEKGEYYYLKS
- a CDS encoding PepSY domain-containing protein; translated protein: MITVAMVVIAVVIIAIAAFLFTVDLFPTHNTTNITNSTVNVSTANNTTVNNTTVSNQPRENNPPPPHDISPEKARELAKKYVGPGIILGKPVKTTYKRINVWQVPVYTRDHKFINNIYIDARTGKKVD